GTGCAGGCTGGCAAGGCTCAGGGGGGCGGTCATCTTGTTGTTCTCCCGCTCAAGGTTCAGTCGAAACGTGCGGCGCTGTAGGGCGCAGGGTCGGTGAAGGGGCGTTCGCCGGTCATCAGTTCCGCCAGCAGGCGGCCGCTGACCGGCCCCAGGGTCAGGCCGTGGTGGGCATGGCCGAAGTTGAACCACAGGTGCTTGTGCAGGGGCGCCGGGCCGATCACCGGGCGCATGTCCGGCAGGCAGGGGCGGCGGCCCAGCCAGGGCTTGTCGTCCAGGCGCTCACCCAGGGCCGGGAACAGCTGGCGTGCCAGGGCCTCGCAGCGGCGTAGCTGGATCTCGTTGGCGGCGGCGTCGCTCGCCGCGAATTCGATGCCGGTGGTCAGGCGCACGCCACGGGCCATCGGCGCCAGGACGTAACCGCCCTGGGTGTCGCAGATCGAATGACCCAGCTCGGCGCCGTCGCGGGTGGCGTAATGCATGTGGTAGCCGCGCTTGATGCCAAGTGGAAAGCGGTAGCCCAGCCGCTGGTAGAGGTCGGCCGACTGCGGGCCGAGACAGGCCACCACGTCGTCGGCGGTCACGCTGCCGCGACGCGTGTCCAACTGCCAGCCGTTCTCGACCTGGCGCAGGCTGCGCGCGTCGCCATGGAGGAACTGCCCGCCGCGCTGGACGAACAGCGCGGCGTAGCCACGGGTCAGGCCTCCCGGGTTGCTCACCGTCTTCGGGTCGAGCCAGTGGATGCCGCCGATCACGCCACCGTCCAGCTGCTGCTCGCGGGCCTGCAGTTGTTCGCGTTCGAGGATCTCGTACTGCAGGCCGTAACGGGCCAACCCCTTCAGATCGCCTTTGGCCTGTTCGAACAGCGCGGCATCACGGTACACCTCGATCCAGCCCTTGGCCTGTACCAGTCCTTGCAGGCCGGCGGCCTCGATCAGCGCATCGTGTTCCTCGACGCTGCGTTGCACCAGCGGCAGCATGTCGGCGGCGGCCTTGGCCAGTTGCCCAGGCGCGGACTGGCGCCAGTAGCTGAGCAGCCAGGGCGCGACCTTGGGCAGGTGGGTCAGGCTGTAGCGCACATCGGGCTGGCGGTTCAGGCCGTAGCGCAGCAAGGCACTCCACTGGCGCGGGAAGGCGTAGGGGATCACGCTGGAGCGCTCGATCAGCCCGGCGTTGCCATGGCTGGTGCCGCTGCCCGGTTCGTCACGGTCGACGAGGAGCACCTGGCGTCCGCGGGCCTGCAGGTGCAGGGCGGTGCTGACGCCGACGATGCCGGCGCCCAGGACGATGGTCTGGCAATGCATGGAAGGATTCCTTCAATCAGTTCAGGTGGCGGCCCAGGCGGGCCTCCAGGTGTTTCAGGGTGCGCCGGACCACCTCGACGATCAGCAGGTAGAGCACCGCCGCCCACAGGTAGATCTGGAAGTCGAAGCTGCGCGAGAAGGCCAGCTTGGTCACCCCCATCAGGTCGTAGATCGTCACCAGCGAGGCGATGGCGCTGGCCTTGATCATCATGATCAGCTCATTGCCCAATGGGCCGATGGCCACCAGCAGCGACTGCGGCAGCACCACCTTGAAGAAGGTGGTCGAGCGCTTGAGGTTCAGGGCCTTGGCGGCCTCGTACTGGC
This window of the Pseudomonas mosselii genome carries:
- a CDS encoding NAD(P)/FAD-dependent oxidoreductase → MHCQTIVLGAGIVGVSTALHLQARGRQVLLVDRDEPGSGTSHGNAGLIERSSVIPYAFPRQWSALLRYGLNRQPDVRYSLTHLPKVAPWLLSYWRQSAPGQLAKAAADMLPLVQRSVEEHDALIEAAGLQGLVQAKGWIEVYRDAALFEQAKGDLKGLARYGLQYEILEREQLQAREQQLDGGVIGGIHWLDPKTVSNPGGLTRGYAALFVQRGGQFLHGDARSLRQVENGWQLDTRRGSVTADDVVACLGPQSADLYQRLGYRFPLGIKRGYHMHYATRDGAELGHSICDTQGGYVLAPMARGVRLTTGIEFAASDAAANEIQLRRCEALARQLFPALGERLDDKPWLGRRPCLPDMRPVIGPAPLHKHLWFNFGHAHHGLTLGPVSGRLLAELMTGERPFTDPAPYSAARFD